A genomic region of Marinihelvus fidelis contains the following coding sequences:
- the dnaX gene encoding DNA polymerase III subunit gamma/tau, translated as MSYQVLARKWRPKSFDQLVGQASVVQALVNGLDNDRVHHGFLFTGTRGVGKTTIARIFAKCLNCEQGMTSSPCGECSACVAIDEGRFQDLLEIDAASHTGVDNMRELNDSAHFMPVSGRFKVYLIDEVHMLSGASFNALLKTLEEPPPHVKFILATTDPQKIPVTVLSRCLKFNLRHLLPEQISGQLTHILETEDIEFEAAAIDRIARAAAGSMRDALSLLDQAIAHGGGAVRDDDVALMMGSVDHDHVARIIGALADADAAALLDVVAELSTQSRDLKSVLNHLAEALHRIGLVQLVPKYRDPDRADWDSIAALAPRLSPEDVQLFYQVAIEGARDIDAAPDARTGLEMALLRMLAFRPVDVDDVARSGGSAPPAATRQGAPGGVAEPRPAAPVEAQPRPAAKAATVAEEPSPVTTAKNEPRQDPEAREWHRLFERLELRGAVRELARNIQLDSRNGAAWRFLIPDTVEHLGTGSLVGQLQSAMSSQLGHEVDLSLETSTGAVLTPAAVDEQATIRRRSEAEKAIADDPTVQALKARFGATIVEDTIQPLQ; from the coding sequence ATGAGTTACCAGGTCCTGGCCCGCAAGTGGCGGCCGAAATCCTTCGATCAACTGGTTGGGCAGGCCTCGGTCGTGCAGGCGCTGGTCAACGGCCTGGACAATGACCGGGTTCACCACGGCTTCCTGTTCACCGGCACCCGCGGTGTCGGCAAGACCACCATCGCGCGCATCTTCGCCAAGTGCCTGAACTGCGAGCAGGGCATGACATCGTCACCCTGCGGCGAATGCAGCGCCTGTGTCGCCATCGACGAGGGCCGCTTCCAGGACCTGCTGGAAATCGACGCCGCGTCGCATACCGGTGTCGACAACATGCGCGAGCTGAATGATTCGGCGCACTTCATGCCGGTCAGTGGCCGCTTCAAGGTCTACCTGATCGACGAGGTGCACATGCTCTCTGGCGCCAGCTTCAACGCGCTGTTGAAGACGCTGGAAGAACCGCCGCCGCATGTGAAGTTCATCCTCGCCACCACCGACCCGCAGAAGATCCCGGTGACGGTGCTGTCGCGCTGCCTGAAGTTCAACCTGCGGCACCTGTTGCCGGAGCAGATCAGCGGCCAGTTGACCCATATCCTGGAGACCGAGGATATCGAGTTCGAGGCGGCCGCGATTGACCGTATTGCCCGCGCGGCGGCCGGCAGCATGCGCGACGCCCTGAGCCTGCTGGACCAGGCCATTGCCCATGGTGGTGGCGCGGTGCGTGACGATGACGTTGCCCTGATGATGGGCAGTGTCGATCACGACCACGTGGCCCGGATCATCGGCGCGCTGGCCGATGCCGATGCCGCTGCGTTGCTGGATGTGGTCGCGGAACTTTCGACCCAGTCCCGAGACCTTAAGTCGGTTTTGAACCACCTGGCCGAGGCCCTGCACCGTATCGGGCTGGTTCAGTTGGTCCCCAAGTACCGTGATCCTGATCGTGCGGACTGGGATTCGATTGCCGCGCTGGCACCCCGGCTGTCTCCGGAAGACGTGCAGTTGTTTTACCAGGTGGCCATTGAGGGCGCGCGTGATATTGACGCCGCGCCCGATGCGCGTACCGGGCTGGAGATGGCCCTGCTGCGCATGCTGGCGTTTCGCCCCGTCGATGTCGACGATGTGGCCAGGTCAGGTGGTTCCGCGCCGCCGGCAGCCACCCGTCAGGGCGCGCCCGGTGGTGTGGCGGAACCACGCCCGGCCGCACCGGTGGAGGCGCAGCCCAGGCCCGCCGCAAAAGCCGCTACCGTCGCCGAAGAGCCATCTCCCGTGACCACGGCGAAGAATGAACCCCGGCAGGACCCGGAAGCGCGTGAGTGGCACCGCCTGTTTGAGCGGCTGGAACTGCGCGGCGCGGTCCGTGAACTGGCGCGTAATATCCAGCTCGATTCACGCAATGGGGCGGCGTGGCGTTTCCTGATTCCGGATACTGTCGAGCACCTGGGCACAGGCTCCCTGGTTGGCCAGTTGCAGTCGGCGATGTCCAGCCAGCTGGGCCACGAAGTGGACCTGTCACTGGAAACCAGCACCGGCGCCGTGCTGACCCCTGCGGCCGTGGATGAGCAGGCGACCATTCGGCGTCGCAGCGAAGCCGAGAAGGCCATTGCCGATGATCCGACCGTCCAGGCATTGAAGGCGCGCTTCGGCGCCACCATTGTTGAAGACACCATTCAACCCCTGCAGTAG